One Parafrankia irregularis DNA window includes the following coding sequences:
- a CDS encoding FAD-dependent oxidoreductase: protein MTPTETSAHPAPGTGDAASAGRGGDRPVLLTVDDDVNVSRAVARDLRRRYGGSWRIVRAESGSQGLEALREIKLRGGEVAVILADYRMPGMNGIEFLEQAMDLFPAARRVLLTAYADTNAAIDAINVIDLDHYLLKPWDPPEEKLYPVLDALLEAWRAADRQPVAEARVVGHRWSARSYEVRDFLARNHVPYRWYLADEPEGERLLAAAGAEPDSIPCVITTDGTALVNPSDVELANRVGLATAPAGDFYDLIVVGGGPAGLGAAVYGASEGLRTLLVERHATGGQAGQSSRIENYLGFPDGVSGSQLTDRARRQALKFGAELLTTADAVALEAAGPARRLVLGDGGRIDAHAVILATGVSYRQLNAPGLGDLTGQGVFYGSALTEAPSCSGEDVYIVGGANSAGQAAMYFARHARSVTMLVRGSGLEASMSHYLIEQIAAVANITVRTCTEVVSAHGTDHLEGLVLRDSSTGQTEKVDTHWLFVFIGAAPRTDWLDGVVARDEHGFVLAGPDLIVDGRRPAGWAPDRDPYHLESSLPGVFVAGDARAESVKRVASAVGEGAMAVALVHRYLAGR from the coding sequence ATGACGCCCACCGAGACGTCGGCTCATCCGGCGCCCGGCACCGGCGATGCCGCCTCGGCTGGGCGGGGCGGGGACCGGCCGGTGCTGCTGACGGTCGACGACGACGTGAACGTCTCGCGGGCGGTCGCCCGTGACCTGCGCCGGCGTTACGGCGGGTCGTGGCGGATCGTGCGGGCCGAGTCCGGGTCCCAGGGGCTGGAGGCACTGCGCGAGATCAAGCTGCGTGGGGGCGAGGTGGCCGTCATCCTGGCGGACTACCGGATGCCGGGCATGAACGGCATCGAGTTCCTGGAGCAGGCGATGGACCTGTTCCCCGCGGCCCGGCGCGTCCTGCTGACCGCCTACGCGGACACCAACGCGGCGATCGACGCGATCAACGTCATCGACCTCGACCACTACCTGCTCAAGCCCTGGGATCCGCCGGAGGAGAAGCTCTACCCGGTTCTGGACGCGCTGCTCGAAGCCTGGCGGGCGGCGGACCGTCAGCCCGTCGCCGAGGCCAGGGTGGTCGGGCACCGCTGGTCGGCCCGTTCCTACGAGGTGCGGGACTTCCTGGCCCGCAACCACGTGCCGTACCGCTGGTACCTGGCGGACGAGCCGGAGGGCGAGCGGCTGCTGGCCGCGGCCGGCGCGGAGCCCGACTCGATCCCGTGCGTGATCACCACCGACGGCACCGCGCTCGTCAACCCGAGCGACGTCGAGCTCGCGAACCGGGTCGGGCTCGCGACGGCGCCGGCCGGCGACTTCTACGACCTGATCGTGGTCGGCGGCGGGCCGGCGGGCCTCGGCGCGGCGGTGTACGGGGCTTCCGAGGGCCTGCGGACGCTCCTCGTCGAACGGCACGCGACAGGCGGCCAGGCCGGGCAGAGCTCCCGGATCGAGAACTACCTGGGGTTCCCCGACGGTGTCTCCGGTTCGCAGCTCACCGACCGGGCCCGCCGCCAGGCGCTCAAGTTCGGCGCGGAGCTGCTGACCACCGCCGACGCGGTCGCCCTGGAGGCCGCCGGCCCCGCCCGGCGGCTGGTGCTCGGTGACGGTGGCCGGATCGACGCCCACGCGGTCATCCTCGCGACCGGTGTCTCCTACCGGCAGCTCAACGCCCCGGGCCTCGGCGACCTGACCGGCCAGGGCGTCTTCTACGGCTCGGCGCTCACGGAGGCTCCGAGCTGCAGCGGCGAGGACGTCTACATCGTGGGTGGGGCGAACTCCGCCGGGCAGGCGGCGATGTACTTCGCCCGGCACGCCCGGTCGGTCACGATGCTCGTCCGGGGTTCCGGGCTTGAGGCCTCGATGTCGCACTACCTCATCGAGCAGATCGCGGCCGTCGCGAACATCACGGTCCGGACCTGCACCGAGGTCGTGTCCGCGCACGGTACCGACCATCTCGAAGGCCTCGTGCTGCGCGACAGTTCGACGGGCCAGACGGAGAAGGTCGACACCCACTGGTTGTTCGTCTTCATCGGGGCCGCGCCCCGCACCGACTGGCTCGACGGGGTCGTCGCCCGCGACGAGCACGGGTTCGTGCTGGCCGGGCCGGATCTCATCGTCGACGGCCGCCGGCCGGCAGGCTGGGCGCCGGATCGGGATCCGTACCACCTCGAAAGCAGCCTGCCGGGTGTGTTCGTGGCGGGCGACGCGCGCGCCGAGTCGGTGAAGAGGGTCGCGTCGGCCGTGGGTGAGGGCGCGATGGCGGTCGCGCTGGTGCATCGCTATCTGGCCGGGCGCTGA
- a CDS encoding ATP-binding protein, with translation MADDVAENRLPCDIDELRTLFLFEKLTDEQLDWICRNGHVELIEPGPVFREGEPATCFYVLVEGSLVLTRRIGDDDVEVTRTDQRGVYAGAWFAYLGERVPQLYNNSMRVTSPSRFVVLDGAALARLMREWFPMAVHMLEGLFFGLQNLQQQTGQRERLLALGSLSAGLTHELNNPAAAAVRATASLRERVAGMRHKLGLIAAGPYDRPALEALIALQEEAAERVGKAPSLTPMETSDREDSVADWLDDHGIAGGWELAPTFVQGGFDVDWLERVAVTVPAQILEGAVRWLTYTVESELLMKEIEDSTNRISGLLAATKQYSQLDRAPYRQADVHELLDSTLAMLGAKLAGVQIVREYDRALPEIPVHAAELNQVWTNLIDNAAAAMGGTGTLTVVTTADHDDLVVEIRDSGPGVPADIQDRIFEPFFTTKPVGEGTGLGLDISWRIVVNRHHGNLTVTSVPGDTRFRVCLPIRPDLTSPLESAVEAAEQG, from the coding sequence ATGGCGGACGACGTGGCGGAGAACAGGCTGCCCTGCGACATCGACGAGCTGCGCACCTTGTTCCTGTTCGAGAAGCTCACCGACGAGCAGCTTGACTGGATCTGCCGCAACGGCCACGTCGAGCTCATCGAGCCGGGGCCGGTGTTCCGTGAGGGCGAACCGGCCACCTGCTTCTACGTGCTGGTCGAGGGCTCGCTGGTACTCACCCGGCGGATCGGCGACGACGACGTCGAGGTCACCCGCACCGACCAGCGCGGGGTCTACGCCGGGGCCTGGTTCGCCTACCTGGGCGAGCGGGTGCCGCAGCTGTACAACAACTCGATGCGGGTGACCTCACCGTCACGTTTCGTCGTGCTGGACGGGGCGGCGCTGGCGCGGCTCATGCGCGAATGGTTCCCGATGGCCGTCCACATGCTCGAAGGGCTGTTCTTCGGGCTGCAGAACCTGCAGCAGCAGACCGGGCAGCGTGAGCGCCTCCTGGCTCTCGGCTCGCTGTCGGCGGGCCTGACCCACGAGCTCAACAACCCGGCCGCCGCCGCGGTGCGGGCGACGGCGTCGCTGCGCGAACGGGTCGCCGGTATGCGGCACAAGCTGGGCCTCATCGCCGCCGGACCGTACGACCGCCCGGCCCTGGAGGCGCTGATCGCCCTGCAGGAGGAGGCGGCGGAACGGGTCGGCAAGGCTCCGTCGCTCACACCGATGGAGACCAGCGACCGGGAGGACAGCGTCGCGGACTGGCTTGACGATCACGGCATCGCGGGCGGCTGGGAGCTGGCGCCCACCTTCGTCCAGGGCGGCTTCGACGTCGACTGGCTGGAACGGGTCGCGGTCACCGTGCCCGCGCAGATCCTGGAGGGCGCGGTCCGCTGGCTGACGTACACCGTCGAGAGCGAGCTGCTGATGAAGGAGATCGAGGACTCCACGAACCGGATCTCCGGCCTGCTCGCCGCGACCAAGCAGTACTCCCAGCTCGACCGGGCGCCCTACCGGCAGGCGGACGTCCATGAGCTGCTGGACAGCACGCTGGCCATGCTGGGTGCCAAGCTCGCGGGGGTCCAGATCGTGCGCGAGTACGACCGGGCGCTGCCGGAGATCCCGGTCCATGCCGCCGAGCTCAACCAGGTGTGGACGAACCTCATCGACAACGCCGCGGCAGCGATGGGGGGCACGGGCACCCTCACCGTCGTGACCACCGCCGACCACGACGACCTGGTGGTCGAGATCCGGGACAGCGGCCCGGGTGTCCCGGCGGACATCCAGGACCGGATCTTCGAGCCGTTCTTCACGACCAAGCCGGTCGGCGAGGGAACCGGGCTGGGCCTGGACATCTCATGGCGCATCGTCGTCAACCGCCACCACGGCAACCTGACGGTGACCTCGGTGCCCGGCGACACCCGGTTCCGGGTCTGTCTGCCGATACGTCCCGACCTCACGAGCCCCCTGGAATCCGCCGTGGAGGCCGCCGAGCAGGGCTGA
- a CDS encoding winged helix-turn-helix transcriptional regulator, whose product MSQRNIDVTGDGLTVDQAVIEACPIMEVLDQVSGKWSVSILIAAAHGPVRFTELERGIDGISRRMLTLTLRRLERDGLLTRKVYPTVPPKTEYTATSVARELFAPLSALRDWAERHQMTIASARHEYDHRAAETGS is encoded by the coding sequence ATGTCCCAGCGGAACATCGATGTGACGGGCGACGGCCTCACCGTGGATCAGGCTGTCATCGAGGCCTGCCCGATCATGGAGGTGCTTGACCAGGTCAGCGGCAAGTGGAGCGTCAGCATCCTGATCGCGGCCGCGCACGGTCCGGTCCGCTTCACCGAGCTGGAACGCGGAATCGACGGCATCAGCCGGCGCATGCTGACCCTGACCCTGCGCCGGCTGGAACGAGACGGGCTGCTGACTCGCAAGGTCTATCCGACCGTGCCGCCGAAGACGGAGTACACCGCCACGAGCGTCGCGCGTGAGCTTTTCGCGCCGCTTTCCGCGCTCCGCGACTGGGCGGAGCGCCACCAGATGACCATCGCCTCAGCCCGGCACGAGTACGACCACCGGGCGGCGGAAACCGGGAGCTGA
- a CDS encoding DHA2 family efflux MFS transporter permease subunit has product MSELTLPAPVQTRPEVAEPGPPRWLALIVLCAAMLMVILDGTIVTVALSAIQDDLGFSESGLAWVVNAYLVAFGGLLLLAGRVGDLVGRRRVFVGGLALFTVASLFCGLAASPEMLLVARFIQGVGGALASSVVLGMIVVTFPEPRAQARALGVSSFVGAAGASIGLLAGGLLIEVLTWHWVFFVNVPVGLAAVGLSLRVLPQDRGLGLAAGADALGAVLVTGGLMIGIFTIVGSDDAGWTSARTLGLGFLSLVLLVGFVARQLRTRQPLLPPRLFSSRPLAVGNVAQLLMTGGLFAFQFTLALFLQRVLGYGAAATGLAFLPVAITIGVFSLGLTGWLAEHLGPGLVALPGLGLLAVGLLLLARLSPDASYALDILPAAIILCCGGGLALPAFTQLTMSGVPADDAGLASGLSNTTLQVGGALGLAALTTLAAWRAESVAGEGAPNAQDLTAGYHATWLGGAALMVASIAVTAGLLRPRRPSAG; this is encoded by the coding sequence ATGTCCGAGCTCACGCTCCCAGCGCCGGTCCAGACACGCCCAGAGGTGGCCGAACCAGGTCCACCCCGCTGGCTCGCACTGATCGTCCTGTGCGCCGCCATGCTCATGGTCATCCTCGACGGCACCATCGTCACCGTCGCACTGTCCGCCATCCAGGACGACCTGGGCTTCTCGGAATCCGGACTGGCCTGGGTGGTGAACGCCTACCTGGTGGCCTTCGGCGGGCTGCTTCTGCTGGCCGGGCGGGTCGGTGACCTCGTCGGTCGACGGCGGGTCTTCGTCGGCGGTCTCGCCCTGTTCACCGTCGCGTCGCTGTTCTGCGGGCTGGCCGCAAGTCCCGAGATGCTGCTCGTCGCACGGTTCATCCAGGGAGTCGGGGGTGCGCTCGCCTCGTCGGTCGTCCTCGGAATGATCGTGGTGACCTTCCCCGAACCTCGGGCACAGGCTCGGGCACTCGGGGTGTCGAGCTTCGTCGGTGCCGCCGGAGCCTCGATCGGACTGCTCGCCGGCGGGCTGCTGATCGAGGTGCTCACCTGGCACTGGGTCTTCTTCGTGAACGTGCCGGTCGGCCTGGCCGCGGTCGGTCTGTCCCTGCGGGTCCTGCCGCAGGACCGCGGCCTGGGCCTCGCCGCCGGAGCGGACGCACTCGGCGCCGTACTCGTCACCGGCGGCCTCATGATCGGCATCTTCACGATCGTGGGCAGCGACGACGCGGGCTGGACGTCCGCCCGCACGCTCGGGCTCGGCTTCCTCTCGCTGGTGCTGCTGGTCGGGTTCGTCGCCCGGCAACTGCGGACCCGGCAGCCCCTGCTACCGCCCCGGTTGTTCTCCTCCCGGCCGCTGGCCGTGGGGAACGTGGCGCAGTTGTTGATGACCGGCGGGCTGTTCGCGTTCCAGTTCACCCTCGCGCTCTTCCTCCAGCGCGTCCTCGGCTACGGCGCGGCGGCGACCGGCCTGGCCTTCCTGCCCGTCGCGATCACGATCGGTGTGTTCTCGCTGGGACTCACCGGCTGGCTCGCCGAGCATCTCGGTCCGGGACTGGTCGCGCTGCCAGGCCTGGGGCTGCTGGCCGTCGGCCTCCTGCTGCTGGCACGGCTCTCGCCCGACGCCTCGTACGCGCTGGACATCCTGCCGGCGGCGATCATCCTCTGCTGCGGGGGCGGCCTGGCACTGCCTGCGTTCACGCAGCTCACCATGTCGGGAGTGCCCGCGGATGACGCCGGCCTGGCCTCCGGGCTGAGCAACACGACACTGCAGGTAGGTGGGGCACTGGGACTGGCCGCCCTGACGACGCTCGCGGCATGGCGCGCCGAGAGCGTGGCCGGCGAAGGTGCGCCGAACGCACAGGACCTCACGGCCGGCTACCACGCGACGTGGCTCGGCGGCGCGGCCCTGATGGTGGCCAGCATCGCTGTCACAGCCGGGCTGCTCAGGCCGCGCCGCCCCTCGGCCGGCTGA
- a CDS encoding DUF2630 family protein, with amino-acid sequence MDDTKIFERIDTLVAEEHSLRLRRSQGDIDSDAERDRLVELEQTLDQCWDLLRRRRAARSVGADPDDTHAGSGNQVEGYLQ; translated from the coding sequence ATGGACGACACGAAGATCTTCGAGCGCATCGACACCCTGGTGGCGGAGGAGCACAGCCTGCGGCTGCGCCGATCCCAGGGGGACATCGACTCGGACGCCGAGCGCGACCGTCTCGTCGAGCTGGAGCAGACCCTCGACCAGTGCTGGGATCTGCTCCGCCGGCGCCGCGCGGCCCGCTCCGTCGGAGCGGACCCGGACGACACGCACGCCGGCTCCGGCAACCAGGTCGAGGGCTACCTTCAGTAG
- a CDS encoding MMPL family transporter, translating into MTDSGGGSPTSSDGSSTVPSPREETQSDPAVVAPGVSPEDGPTESGSSTSTVPVVPSGRSAPDAPSRPVGPSESERQLLPGHPPAPATVVAGALSGGGRGGVSGRGVGGGGVGGGVERAAAVRRPARVILYLFAGLAVVLFLLGGFGGQFQAKLAEVQKNDNAAFLPGSAESTRVDKEAEKFRSEQTLPGFIVYQRVGGLTQEDRAKIAADARAFRSIRGVDPNQIAAPQFSRDGSVANVAVPLIGKRGDVEVPGDELVDVEKAVVELAKADAPDGLIVHSAGPGGLFVAFIEAFEGIDGVLLLAAGLVVIVILLVVYRSPVLWFFPLFSSIIALGVSVLIVYPLAKHDVLTLNGQSQGILFVLVIGAGTDYALLLISRYREELHAYPARLDAMIAAWRGAAPAIAASAITVVLGLLCLALGELNSNKSLGPVTAIGIACTALVMLTFLPVFLVLFGRWVFWPRIPRVDQQADLATHGAWARFAARLAGRPRLAWVSTAVILLACAGAMTTLKVDGLSTTDSFTSEPDAILGQRIYDAHFSQGAGAPAVIITNLDRQDEVVAAASKVPGVASGPGSVCVQVDYAKLARAFAADSTSIRPGADGCLPPSLQVTSVGGRIAIDATLTNRYDTPEAFETVRALRAALHPIAGADALVGGASAINYDTQQASAHDRNLIIPIVLVVILIVLGVLLRALVAPLLLIATVVLSFAATLGVSAVFFNHVFGFADSDPGFPLFAFVFLVALGIDYNIFLMTRVREETLEHGTRAGIVRGLSVTGGVITSAGVVLAATFAVLGVLPLVFLAEVGFAVAFGVLLDTIIVRSILVPALSHDIGKKIWWPSALAKGVD; encoded by the coding sequence ATGACCGACAGCGGCGGCGGCTCGCCGACCAGCAGCGACGGATCCTCCACAGTTCCGAGTCCACGTGAGGAAACGCAGTCCGACCCGGCCGTGGTCGCCCCCGGCGTCTCACCGGAGGACGGACCCACCGAATCCGGGTCCAGCACGTCCACGGTGCCCGTGGTGCCGTCCGGGAGATCGGCGCCGGACGCCCCGTCCAGACCCGTCGGGCCCTCGGAGTCCGAGCGGCAGCTTCTTCCCGGCCATCCGCCGGCGCCGGCCACGGTAGTGGCAGGTGCTCTGTCCGGCGGTGGTCGCGGTGGTGTCAGCGGTCGCGGTGTCGGTGGTGGCGGTGTCGGAGGGGGAGTGGAGCGGGCCGCGGCGGTGCGCCGGCCGGCTCGGGTGATCCTGTATCTCTTCGCCGGCCTCGCGGTGGTTCTTTTTCTGCTCGGTGGGTTCGGCGGCCAGTTCCAGGCCAAGCTGGCAGAGGTCCAGAAGAACGACAACGCCGCGTTCCTGCCCGGGTCGGCCGAGTCGACCCGGGTGGACAAGGAGGCGGAGAAGTTCCGCTCCGAGCAGACGCTGCCCGGTTTCATCGTCTATCAGCGCGTGGGCGGGCTGACGCAGGAGGACCGCGCGAAGATCGCCGCGGATGCGCGGGCCTTCCGGTCCATCAGGGGTGTCGACCCGAACCAGATCGCCGCGCCCCAGTTCTCGCGGGACGGCAGCGTTGCGAACGTGGCGGTGCCGCTCATCGGCAAGAGGGGCGACGTCGAGGTCCCGGGCGATGAGCTGGTCGACGTCGAGAAGGCTGTCGTCGAGCTGGCGAAGGCGGACGCGCCGGACGGCCTGATCGTGCACAGCGCGGGCCCCGGTGGCCTTTTCGTGGCCTTTATCGAGGCATTCGAGGGCATTGACGGTGTGCTGCTGCTGGCCGCCGGCCTGGTTGTGATCGTCATCCTCCTGGTCGTCTACCGCAGCCCGGTCCTGTGGTTCTTTCCGCTGTTCAGCTCCATCATCGCGCTGGGGGTCTCGGTTCTGATCGTCTACCCGTTGGCCAAGCACGATGTGCTGACCCTCAACGGGCAGAGCCAGGGCATCCTGTTCGTGCTGGTCATCGGCGCCGGAACCGACTACGCGCTGCTGCTCATCAGCCGCTATCGCGAAGAGTTGCACGCCTACCCCGCGAGACTGGACGCGATGATCGCGGCCTGGCGGGGCGCCGCACCCGCGATCGCCGCCTCGGCGATCACCGTCGTGCTCGGGCTGCTCTGCCTCGCGCTCGGCGAGCTGAACTCGAACAAGAGCCTCGGCCCCGTCACCGCGATCGGTATCGCCTGCACCGCGCTCGTGATGCTCACCTTCCTGCCGGTGTTCCTGGTGCTGTTCGGCCGGTGGGTCTTCTGGCCGCGGATTCCACGCGTTGACCAGCAGGCCGACCTGGCCACGCACGGTGCGTGGGCGCGGTTCGCCGCCAGGCTCGCCGGCCGGCCGCGGCTGGCCTGGGTCTCGACCGCCGTCATCCTGCTGGCCTGCGCCGGCGCGATGACGACGCTGAAGGTCGACGGCCTGTCGACGACGGACAGCTTCACCAGCGAGCCCGATGCGATCCTCGGCCAGCGGATCTATGACGCCCACTTCAGCCAGGGAGCCGGTGCCCCGGCCGTGATCATCACGAACCTGGACCGCCAGGACGAGGTCGTCGCGGCCGCGTCGAAGGTTCCGGGCGTCGCGTCCGGCCCGGGCTCCGTGTGCGTCCAGGTGGACTACGCGAAGCTGGCGCGGGCGTTCGCCGCCGACAGCACGTCGATCAGGCCGGGTGCGGATGGTTGCCTGCCGCCCTCGCTGCAGGTCACGTCCGTCGGCGGCCGCATCGCCATCGATGCGACCCTCACCAACCGTTACGACACACCCGAGGCCTTCGAGACGGTCCGGGCGCTGCGCGCGGCGCTCCATCCCATCGCAGGGGCCGATGCCCTGGTGGGTGGCGCGTCGGCGATCAACTACGACACGCAGCAGGCGTCCGCGCACGACCGGAACCTGATCATTCCCATCGTCCTCGTGGTCATCCTGATCGTGCTCGGCGTGCTGCTGCGGGCACTCGTGGCCCCGCTGCTGCTGATCGCGACGGTGGTCCTGTCCTTCGCGGCGACGCTCGGTGTCAGCGCGGTGTTCTTCAACCACGTCTTCGGCTTCGCCGACTCCGATCCGGGTTTCCCGCTCTTCGCGTTCGTCTTCCTGGTCGCTCTCGGCATCGACTACAACATCTTCCTGATGACCCGGGTGCGGGAGGAGACGCTCGAACACGGGACCCGTGCCGGGATCGTCCGTGGCCTGTCGGTGACCGGCGGCGTGATCACCTCGGCGGGGGTCGTGCTCGCGGCGACCTTCGCGGTCCTTGGTGTTCTCCCGCTGGTCTTCCTCGCCGAGGTGGGCTTCGCCGTGGCCTTCGGCGTCCTGCTTGACACGATCATCGTGCGTTCCATCCTGGTACCCGCGCTCAGCCACGACATCGGAAAGAAGATCTGGTGGCCGTCCGCCCTGGCGAAGGGCGTGGACTGA
- the bfr gene encoding bacterioferritin: MRGDEQIVERLNTVLTNELTAVNQYFLHSRMQRNWGYKHISEHYYHESIDEMKHADRLIHRVLYLGGLPNLQRLNTLRIGETVPEQLELDRQHESEAVDVLREAIALFRSKGDIGSAVLLEDILTSEEEHIDWLDAQLELISQLGATEYLSQQIHEHDD, translated from the coding sequence ATGCGTGGCGACGAACAGATCGTCGAGCGGCTGAACACAGTTCTGACAAATGAACTGACCGCGGTCAACCAGTATTTCCTGCATTCCAGGATGCAGCGGAACTGGGGTTACAAGCACATCTCCGAGCACTACTACCATGAGTCGATCGACGAGATGAAGCACGCCGATCGACTCATCCATCGAGTTCTCTACCTGGGCGGTCTTCCGAACCTGCAGCGCCTCAACACGCTCCGCATCGGGGAGACGGTTCCCGAGCAGCTGGAGCTCGACCGCCAGCATGAATCCGAGGCCGTCGACGTTCTCCGTGAGGCGATCGCCCTGTTCCGGTCAAAGGGTGACATCGGCTCCGCCGTCCTGCTGGAGGACATTCTGACCTCCGAGGAGGAGCACATCGACTGGCTGGACGCCCAGCTCGAGCTCATCTCCCAGCTCGGCGCCACCGAGTACCTCTCGCAGCAGATCCACGAACACGACGACTAG
- a CDS encoding (2Fe-2S)-binding protein yields MLVCSCFAVSDRTLRSVIASGACDAEEIGARCDAGTGCGGCLEEIDEMLDAAVPLRRCPVARSA; encoded by the coding sequence GTGCTCGTCTGTTCATGCTTTGCTGTCTCCGATCGGACGCTACGTAGCGTGATCGCATCGGGTGCCTGTGACGCAGAGGAGATCGGTGCGAGGTGTGACGCCGGCACAGGGTGCGGCGGATGCCTCGAGGAGATCGACGAGATGCTCGATGCGGCGGTGCCGCTTCGGCGCTGTCCGGTCGCCAGATCAGCCTAG
- a CDS encoding OmpA family protein, translated as MSSLSVALLRRPRPVAFVVSLVVAWVLLGLLALWLRRGPIEDDLGTRAADAVRAAGVSRARVSVEGRDIVLHGRFESPQEAREAQRVAAVSGSASVRLSGDAVVATEPSRPVVIRVSGTGGTPADLSFSATVPDSATRAQLLGAAADVSGGAVSATVTVDPKVATPALESFGDVARALGKQPGVRSVTIDGSSLVLQGTVADRAAGTAIGAEVLAAVRHQVPDASLDNRLTVGAEVALDPATGAVSPVAADSTSGDSAAPGSSVTAPSAPAPSATAPSATGSTGAVPEAGRTQGALKAALEGTSLTFAVGESALDASVRAGLDKVAQALLPGDLTVLVGGHTDSTGPLAFNQALSMDRARVAREYLVQRGVPAERVRVAGFGPERPVADNATVAGRAANRRVDVTAVTG; from the coding sequence ATGTCCTCGCTGTCGGTGGCGCTCCTTCGGCGCCCCCGTCCGGTCGCGTTCGTCGTCTCACTGGTGGTCGCCTGGGTGCTGCTGGGGCTGCTGGCGCTCTGGCTACGGCGTGGCCCGATCGAGGACGACCTGGGCACCCGGGCGGCGGACGCGGTCCGGGCGGCCGGTGTCAGCCGGGCGCGGGTCAGCGTCGAAGGCCGTGACATCGTCCTGCACGGCCGTTTCGAGAGCCCGCAGGAGGCACGGGAAGCCCAGCGGGTGGCAGCCGTGTCCGGCAGTGCCTCCGTACGTCTGTCCGGGGACGCGGTCGTCGCCACCGAGCCGTCCCGGCCGGTCGTCATCAGGGTGAGCGGTACCGGCGGCACACCGGCCGACCTGTCCTTCAGCGCCACCGTTCCGGACAGCGCGACGCGGGCGCAGCTGCTCGGCGCGGCAGCGGATGTCTCCGGCGGTGCCGTCTCGGCGACTGTCACCGTTGATCCGAAGGTGGCGACACCGGCGCTGGAGTCGTTCGGTGACGTGGCCAGGGCGCTGGGAAAGCAGCCGGGTGTCCGGTCCGTGACGATCGACGGTTCGTCGCTGGTGCTCCAGGGCACGGTCGCGGATCGGGCGGCGGGCACCGCGATCGGGGCGGAGGTGCTGGCGGCCGTCCGGCACCAGGTTCCGGACGCCTCGCTCGACAACCGGCTGACGGTCGGTGCCGAGGTGGCCCTCGACCCGGCCACAGGTGCGGTCAGCCCCGTTGCGGCCGATTCCACGAGCGGCGATTCGGCGGCCCCCGGTTCGTCGGTCACCGCTCCGTCGGCTCCTGCTCCGTCGGCTACCGCCCCGTCGGCCACTGGTTCCACCGGCGCTGTTCCCGAGGCCGGGCGTACCCAGGGCGCGCTGAAGGCCGCGCTCGAGGGAACCAGCCTGACTTTCGCGGTGGGGGAGTCAGCCCTCGACGCGTCCGTGCGGGCGGGTCTGGACAAGGTCGCCCAGGCCCTGCTGCCGGGAGACCTCACCGTGCTGGTCGGCGGGCATACGGACAGCACCGGCCCGCTGGCCTTCAACCAGGCGCTGTCGATGGACCGGGCCAGGGTCGCCCGTGAATACCTGGTGCAGCGGGGAGTGCCGGCCGAGCGGGTGCGGGTGGCCGGCTTCGGACCGGAGCGCCCGGTCGCGGACAACGCGACCGTGGCAGGTCGCGCCGCCAACCGCCGGGTGGATGTGACCGCGGTCACCGGCTGA